A stretch of Cicer arietinum cultivar CDC Frontier isolate Library 1 chromosome 5, Cicar.CDCFrontier_v2.0, whole genome shotgun sequence DNA encodes these proteins:
- the LOC101508357 gene encoding citrate synthase 3, peroxisomal, whose protein sequence is MSTTTSTTESRVHDAARNRLATLSAHLVPSSTTSSAVLLHPLHLSASSGISPPSNLKGTLTVVDERTGKKYTVEVSPDGTIKANDFKKISTGKDDKGLKLYDPGYLNTAPVRSTISYIDGDEGILRYRGYPIEELAEKSTFTEVSYLVLYGNLPSQSQLQEWEFAISQHSAVPQGVLDLIQSMPQDAHPMGVLVNALSALSVYHPDANPALRGLDIYNSKQVRDKQIVRIIGKITTIAAAINLRLAGRPPVLPSNKLSYTENFLYMLDSLGNRSYKPNPRLTRALDIIFTLHAEHEMNCSTSTVRHLASSGVDVYTAIAGGVGALYGPLHGGANEAVLKMLSEIGSVDNIPEFIEGVKNRKRKLSGFGHRVYKNYDPRAKVLKKLTEEVFSIVGRDPLIEVAVALEKVALSDEYFIKRKLYPNVDFYSGLIYRAMGFPPEFFTILFAIPRMAGYLAHWRESLDDPDTKIMRPQQVYVGEWLRHYTPIKERTGSAKSNTDQLGQLAVSNASKRRLAGSGI, encoded by the exons ATGTCAACAACAACTAGTACAACCGAGTCGCGAGTGCACGACGCTGCACGGAACCGTTTGGCTACTCTCTCCGCTCACTTGGTTCCTTCTTCCACAACCTCCTCCGCCGTCCTCCTCCACCCTCTCCACCTTTCCGCTTCTTCCGGAATTTCCCCTCCGTCGAATCTCAAAGGAACCCTCACCGTCGTCGATGAACGGACCGGGAAGAAGTATACCGTCGAGGTCTCTCCTGATGGTACCATTAAAGCCAATGATTTCAAGAAG ATATCAACTGGGAAGGATGACAAGGGACTCAAACTTTATGACCCTGGATATTTAAACACTGCTCCTGTGAGATCAACAATTTCTTACATTGATGGTGATGAGGGAATCCTTAGATATAGAGGATACCCCATTGAGGAATTGGCGGAGAAAAGCACCTTTACGGAAGTGTCATATCTCGTAT TGTATGGAAATTTGCCTTCTCAAAGTCAGTTACAAGAATGGGAGTTTGCTATATCTCAGCATTCAGCTGTACCTCAAGGAGTTTTG GATCTCATACAATCAATGCCTCAAGATGCACATCCTATGGGTGTGCTTGTTAATGCTCTAAGTGCTTTATCTGTTTATCATCCTGATGCAAATCCTGCTCTCAGA GGTCTTGATATTTACAACTCAAAGCAAGTGAGAGACAAACAAATAGTGCGGATTATTGGAAAG ATAACAACAATTGCTGCCGCGATTAATCTTAGATTGGCAGGAAGGCCACCTGTGCTTCCGTCCAACAAACTTTCTTACACAGAGAACTTCCTTTACATGCTTGATTCTCT TGGCAATCGGTCATATAAACCTAATCCTCGTCTAACTCGTGCATTGGACATCATCTTCACCCTTCATGCAGAACATGAAATGAATTGCTCTACATCCACTGTGCGTCATCTTGCGTCAAG TGGTGTCGATGTATACACTGCTATTGCTGGGGGTGTTGGAGCTCTATATGGACCTCTTCATGGTGGAGCTAATGAG GCTGTCCTCAAAATGCTTAGTGAAATTGGAAGTGTTGATAACATTCCAGAGTTCATTGAGGGTGTTAAAAACAG GAAACGAAAGCTCAGTGGTTTTGGACATCGGGTGTACAAAAACTATGACCCTAGAGCAAAGGTCTTAAAGAAATTAACGGAGGAAGTGTTTTCCATCGTTGGCCGGGATCCTCTTATAGAG GTTGCAGTTGCTTTGGAGAAGGTTGCTCTGTCTGATGAGTATTTTATCAAGAGGAAGCTATATCCAAATGTTGACTTCTACTCTGGATTAATATATAG GGCTATGGGCTTTCCACCCGAatttttcactattttatttGCTATCCCTCGTATGGCTGGATACTTAGCACATTGGCGGGAGTCCTTGGATGATCCTGATACAAAGATTATGAGACCTCAACAG GTATATGTTGGGGAATGGCTGCGGCATTATACACCAATCAAAGAAAGAACTGGATCAGCTAAAAGTAACACTGACCAGCTTGGTCAGTTAGCTGTATCAAATGCCTCAAAGAGGCGTCTTGCTGGATCGGGGATTTAG